A genomic segment from Capra hircus breed San Clemente chromosome 7, ASM170441v1, whole genome shotgun sequence encodes:
- the LOC102177055 gene encoding olfactory receptor 2T11-like: MSVKNTNSTSDFILLGLLVNSKFTGTVFAVILAIFVVAITANLVMIFLIHRDSHLHTPMYFLLSQLSIMDTLFICTTVPKLLVDMVSIQKTISFVACGTQIFLYLTMIGSEFFLLGLMAYDLYVAVCNPLRYPVLMNHRVCLLLAAGAWFGGSLDGFLLTPITMNVPYCGSRIIDHFFCEIPAVLKLACADTSLYETLMYICCVLMLLIPISIISASYSLILLTVHHMCSAEGWKKAFTTCSSHLTVVSIFYGAAFYTYVLPKSFHTAEQDKVVSAFYTIVTLMLNPLFEPMDFVEHKLYDLENLI; this comes from the coding sequence ATGTCAGTGAAGAATACAAATTCAACCTCTGACTTTATCCTCTTGGGGCTTCTGGTCAACAGTAAATTCACAGGGACTGTCTTTGCAGTTATTTTGGCTATTTTTGTGGTGGCCATAACTGCAAATCTGGTCATGATATTCTTGATTCACAGAGACTCCCATCTCCATACCCCCATGTACTTTCTGCTCAGCCAACTGTCTATCATGGACACCCTTTTCATTTGTACTACCGTCCCAAAGCTCCTCGTGGACATGGTTTCCATACAGAAGACCATTTCCTTTGTGGCCTGCGGCACCCAGATCTTCCTCTACTTGACCATGATTGGATCAGAGTTCTTCCTGTTGGGCCTCATGGCCTATGACCTCTATGTGGCTGTCTGCAACCCTCTTAGGTACCCCGTGTTGATGAACCACAGAGTGTGTCTCCTTCTGGCTGCTGGTGCCTGGTTCGGTGGATCCCTGGATGGCTTTCTGCTCACCCCTATCACCATGAATGTCCCCTACTGTGGATCCCGCATCATCGATCATTTCTTCTGTGAGATCCCTGCTGTTCTCAAATTGGCCTGTGCTGACACATCCTTGTATGAAACCTTGATGTACATCTGCTGTGTGCTCATGTTGCTCATCCCCATCTCTATTATCTCAGCCTCCTACTCCCTCATTTTGCTAACTGTCCACCACATGTGCTCTGCCGAAGGCTGGAAAAAGGCCTTTACCACTTGTTCTTCCCACTTGACTGTAGTCAGCATTTTCTATGGGGCTGCCTTCTACACTTATGTGCTGCCCAAGTCATTTCACACTGCTGAGCAAGACAAGGTAGTATCAGCTTTCTATACCATTGTCACACTCATGCTCAATCCTCTTtttgaacctatggact